Within Methyloversatilis discipulorum, the genomic segment GGGCGGCGGATTGTCCGACTGGTAGCGGATGATCTCGGCGGCCAGGTCCAGCCGCGGAATCGCTGCGACCAGCCGGCTCGCCACCTCAGGGTGTTCGCGCAGCAGCTTCTTTTCGTCGGGACCGAGATGACGTTGCGCGGCATCGGCCTGCATCAGTTCGGGCGGGATGCCGACGCAGCCGAGCTGGCTCAGTGCGGCGGCGATGCTGTAGATCCAGCCGTCCGACCAGTCCAGCCGCGACAGCGCGTGCTGCACTGCCGAGTGCGCGAAAGTGGCGCGCTGGAAGGCCCAGGGCGCCACCATGGCGAGCACTTCGGTCAGTGTGTTCACCGCTGCGGTGAGCGTGGTTTCGAGCAGTTCGCGCTCGGCGCGCACGCGGTCGTAGTGGCGCACGGCGTCGTCCAGCGTGGCGATCAGCACGTCGGACGGGCAGGGCTTGCACAGGTAACGGAAGATGGCGCCGCGATTGATGGCGGCGATCGACGATTCGACGTCAGCCTGGCCGGTGAGCAGAATGCGCACCGCATCGGGCGCCTGTTCGCGCGCGTGTGCGAGGAAGGTGGCGCCATCCATGCCCGGCATGCGCATGTCCGACACGATGACGGCGAACGGCTCGCCGAGCTGGATGGCGTCCAGCCCGGCAGTACCCCCGTTGGCGGTCACGACGTCGAAGCGGCCGTGCAGCGTGCGTTCCATCGCGGCCAGCAGATTGGGTTCGTCATCCACGCACAGCACGCGAGGCAGGGTGTCTTCAGTCATCGTCATGGTCCGTGGTGAGTGCTGCGTGGAAGGCCTGCCACTGCGGCCACTGATCGATCACGCCGGCGCGCTCCAGATAGGCGAGGTCGGGCGTCTGGCCATTGGCCAGTGCGACGGCGACGTGCACGGTGCCGGCCAGACCGAAACCGTTCGCCGCCGCGCGGTCCGGATGGGTGTGCCGCGCGACGGCGTCGACGATGTCCATCGGCAGGCCCCACAGGCCCAGCAGATAGGCGCCGACCGCGGCGTGCAGCGGCGTGTCGCAGACAGTGGTGGCGTCCTGCATCGTTTCGCTGCGCAGCGGCTCCACCAGCAGGCCGATGCGCGCCAGCAACGCGGCCGTGGCGGCGACGCCGCCGCGGCGGCCGGCGGTGATGCGGTCGGCCAGGCAGGACGCCTGCAGTGCGCGCCGTTGCAGATGGTCGACGAAGGGGTCGGTGGCGGCGTCGGCGAATATCTGCGAGGCGAGCACGAGCAGCCGCACCTGATCGATGCCGAGCCGGGTGATGGCGTCGTTGATGCTCGTGATGCGCGCGCCCAGCGTGAAGTAGGCTGAGCCGGCCAGTTGCATGATGCGCGCGCTGAGCGCGGGGTCGCTGCTCAGCAGGCGGGCGACGTGACGGCTGTCGCTGGCCGGGTCGGCAAGCAGGCGGGTCAGTTCGGCGAAGATGCGCGGCGCGCTCGGCAGGCGGTTCACGCGGCCGATGACGTCGATCACCGAGGCGTCGCGGAACATCGCACGCAGCGACAGCGCGGCCTGGACCGCGGCCAGCAGCACAGCGTTGTCGCAGGGCTTGGACACGAACTGGTGGGCGACGTCGAGCATGCGCAGCGTCGATGCGGTGTCGCACTGGCCGGACAGGATGATGCGCAGCGTGCCCGGCCAGCGGTCGCGCACGGCGCCGAGCAGCGCGGCACCGTCCATGAAGGGCATGCGCATGTCGGATACGACGACGTCGGCCGGCTCGGTCTCCAGTGCGTCGAGCGCCGCCTGGCCGCTGGTGAGGAAACGGCAGGACCAGTCGGTTTCACGCATCACCAGCGTGCGCTCGATGCCTGCCAGCACACGGCTTTCGTCGTCCACGAAAACTACCTGCATGGCGCCGCCTCGTCCTCGTCGGTGCACAGTGGCAGGCGCAGCGTGAAGCGGGTGCCGCGACCGAGCTCGGATTCGCACAGGATTTCGCCGCCGTGCTGGTCGACCGCTGTGGTGTAGACCATGGCCAGCCCCTGCCCGGTGCCCTTGCCGACCGGCTTCGTCGTGAAGAAGGGCTCGAAGATGCGTTCGCGTATGTCCGGCGGGATGCCTGGGCCGTCGTCGGTGACGCTGAGGTCGATGTGGCTGTCGCCGAAGCGTGTCGCCGTGATGCGGATCAGCCCCTTGTCGCGCACGCCCTCGGACAGCGTGTCGGCAATCGCATGCGCGGCGTTCACCACCAGGTTCAGCAGCGCCTGACCGATCAGGTCGCGCCGGCACGGCAGGTCGGGCAGATCGTCGTCGACCTGCGTCTCGATCTCGGCCACGTACTTCCATTCGCTGCGGGCGACGGTGACCGTGGTCGCGATGACCTCGCGGATGTCCACCGCCACCTTGTCGACGCCCGACGGATGCGAGAAGGCCTTCATCGCGCTGACGATGCGTGCGATGTGCTCCAGCCCCTCCTTCGACTGGGCGAGCGCGTCCGGGATCTGCCGACGCAGGTAGTCGAGCTTGGTGCGACGCAGGGCAGCGTCGAACTCCACTAGCAGCGCCGGGTCCGGTTCGCCGGAACGCAGGGCCGCAATCACCGCGATGCTGCGGTCGGCCAGCGCCAGCAGCGAAGTGGTGGCCATGTCGATGAAGCTCATGTTGTCGGCCACGTACTGCGTCGGGGTGTTGATTTCGTGCGCGATGCCGGCGGCGAGCTGGCCGATCGATTCCATCTTCTGCGACTGCAGGAGCTGGGTCTGCGTCTGTCGCAGCTCGCCCAGCGTTTTCTGCAGCGCCTGTCTTTCCTGCTCCAGTTCGCCGGTCTTGCGGGCGACCACATTGGCCAGACTGATGTTCTGTTCGAGCAGCGCGAACGGCGAGTTGCGCATGCCTTCGTCCTGCTGGGCGAGGCGCCGCTTCAGTGCATCTATCGTCTTGTCGCGCGCGAGCAGCTTGTGCTCAAGTTCGCTCACGCGCGCCTCGATGTCGATTTGCGGCAGGGTGGGCATGTCTATCCTCCGATCGCCACGGCTGTCAGCGTCTGGTTCACGTGCAGGCCGTTGTACTGCTCGCCATAGGTGTAGAAGCCGAACAGCAGGTTGGCGGCCATCAGGCGGCTCATGTCGGCATCGATTGCTGCCTGCTCGAACTCCAGCCGGCGCAGGATGCAGTCGCAGCCGAGCACCAGCGCCGGTTCGGGCACGTCGCGCCGGAGTTCGGCCATCGCGCTCGCAATGGTCTGCAGCGGATCGAGCGCGCGGCCGATCGATACGATCAGCCCTTCGTCGATGGCGCAGTAGCACGACAGCGACAGGTCATCGTTCACCTTCTGGATCGAGCGCACGTAGGCATCGCCGCCCAGTTGCAGCACCAGGGGGTGGCGCGAGAACACGGCCGGCGTCAGCGCCTCGATACGCTGGCCTATCGCTTCAGCATAGGCGGTGGCGGCCGGTTCGCCATTCATTTCGTGAATGATGCGTCGTTCCGGGTCGGCGCTGGTGATGACCAGCTCAATGTCCCCGGCCGCGAAATGCTGGGTCTTGACGGCGGCCACCGGGTGGCTCGTTTCGAACAGTGTGAAGACGGCCGCGTCGTCGAGGAAGAGGCCGTCTGCATAGACGAAGGTGTGTTCGAACTTCAGGTTGTCGCCGGCCGAGCCGCCGATCAGCGGCAGGTCGCCGACCTGCTGGTAGAGCGCCGCCGCCAGCCTCTCCTCGGCCATCGACAGGCCGTCTACCAGCAGCAGCCCGAAGCGGTTCAGATCAGGCGTGGCGTCTGATCGGCTGCGGATGTCTTCGGCAATGCAGCCCACCTGGTCCGCATAGGCGGCCAGAGGGGTGACCGGATAGGTGCGCAGGCGCAGTCCGCCGCCGGAGAAGGCGACGCCGAGGATGCCCGTGCGCTGGAAGCCGGTTGGACCGAAGTGTCCGGACGAGGTGCAGCCGACGGTGGGGCACTTGTAGGTGCGCGCCAGTTCGCGACCCAGCGCGGCGAGATCGAAATCCGACGAGCAGAAGAACAGCAGTCCGTCCTTGTCGGTGCTGCCGGTCTGTGCCGCCAGTTCGGCCACTGCGCGGACCGGGTCGGGCGACGTACTGACGCCGTAGCAGGTGTTGATCGCCATGGGGCCCTCCATCGACCTTGTGCAGGGTCAACGGCGGGCGCC encodes:
- a CDS encoding response regulator, which codes for MTEDTLPRVLCVDDEPNLLAAMERTLHGRFDVVTANGGTAGLDAIQLGEPFAVIVSDMRMPGMDGATFLAHAREQAPDAVRILLTGQADVESSIAAINRGAIFRYLCKPCPSDVLIATLDDAVRHYDRVRAERELLETTLTAAVNTLTEVLAMVAPWAFQRATFAHSAVQHALSRLDWSDGWIYSIAAALSQLGCVGIPPELMQADAAQRHLGPDEKKLLREHPEVASRLVAAIPRLDLAAEIIRYQSDNPPPDAPLEVIRGAPLLRAALELERDWSRTKAARSPRDVLRTVQPPVPDYIVRALADFRSEVNHHRAARVRDLVPGWVVDEDVRCTNGMMVLSRGHELTDTAIAALSRLLAAQAIREPIRVRSRAD
- a CDS encoding FIST N-terminal domain-containing protein; its protein translation is MAINTCYGVSTSPDPVRAVAELAAQTGSTDKDGLLFFCSSDFDLAALGRELARTYKCPTVGCTSSGHFGPTGFQRTGILGVAFSGGGLRLRTYPVTPLAAYADQVGCIAEDIRSRSDATPDLNRFGLLLVDGLSMAEERLAAALYQQVGDLPLIGGSAGDNLKFEHTFVYADGLFLDDAAVFTLFETSHPVAAVKTQHFAAGDIELVITSADPERRIIHEMNGEPAATAYAEAIGQRIEALTPAVFSRHPLVLQLGGDAYVRSIQKVNDDLSLSCYCAIDEGLIVSIGRALDPLQTIASAMAELRRDVPEPALVLGCDCILRRLEFEQAAIDADMSRLMAANLLFGFYTYGEQYNGLHVNQTLTAVAIGG
- a CDS encoding sensor histidine kinase, whose protein sequence is MPTLPQIDIEARVSELEHKLLARDKTIDALKRRLAQQDEGMRNSPFALLEQNISLANVVARKTGELEQERQALQKTLGELRQTQTQLLQSQKMESIGQLAAGIAHEINTPTQYVADNMSFIDMATTSLLALADRSIAVIAALRSGEPDPALLVEFDAALRRTKLDYLRRQIPDALAQSKEGLEHIARIVSAMKAFSHPSGVDKVAVDIREVIATTVTVARSEWKYVAEIETQVDDDLPDLPCRRDLIGQALLNLVVNAAHAIADTLSEGVRDKGLIRITATRFGDSHIDLSVTDDGPGIPPDIRERIFEPFFTTKPVGKGTGQGLAMVYTTAVDQHGGEILCESELGRGTRFTLRLPLCTDEDEAAPCR
- a CDS encoding HDOD domain-containing protein; this encodes MQVVFVDDESRVLAGIERTLVMRETDWSCRFLTSGQAALDALETEPADVVVSDMRMPFMDGAALLGAVRDRWPGTLRIILSGQCDTASTLRMLDVAHQFVSKPCDNAVLLAAVQAALSLRAMFRDASVIDVIGRVNRLPSAPRIFAELTRLLADPASDSRHVARLLSSDPALSARIMQLAGSAYFTLGARITSINDAITRLGIDQVRLLVLASQIFADAATDPFVDHLQRRALQASCLADRITAGRRGGVAATAALLARIGLLVEPLRSETMQDATTVCDTPLHAAVGAYLLGLWGLPMDIVDAVARHTHPDRAAANGFGLAGTVHVAVALANGQTPDLAYLERAGVIDQWPQWQAFHAALTTDHDDD